The Carassius auratus strain Wakin unplaced genomic scaffold, ASM336829v1 scaf_tig00030433, whole genome shotgun sequence genome includes a window with the following:
- the LOC113080234 gene encoding zinc finger BED domain-containing protein 4-like: MLSIIVNKNYKKPQTTIFFNRISCFHVCPIIQYIPFLFLHLFHRYAEYERARNACTDATQPAISQFLQSRPQEAYSTNHPRQKAITNAILRDLVIGCSMPLSITENGHFRHFMSVVDSKYQPACRRTITSKIESLVAETKEKIKVLLASADHVSVTVDIWSDRRMRGFLGVTGHVLATSEGVQLKSYLLACNRFKGTHTGERISEAFDSICDEYDIRQKLDFVICDNAANMKRAFTVCFPKEQDGEVTDDDNLDDAELWEDLSRGEWETVDRMINRGSPKRQQCFAHTLQLTVGDGLKDARIMNSTFAKCSKLSSLLHTSSTFKDAFEDKFGQRGIPAAVNTRWNSTLRQVKAVLSFSHQELCSVAQDTGHSELVFSIREWNLMKELCDVLQPFAEATDLTQGEKIVTVSSVLPCVLSLNHHLEKLKQQVRFLRSMIHNLQCSLKKRFRGIFVNLKMLSAASGEELPFADPLYIRSAVLDPAFSMMWLQHDVLVTDDIKNDIVDMVKDLILREVRPDTTSQSPGFQEAENENQEEESTGLFSEYRKRRKQDTATNPETQLNNYFGLCCGQACLSFWDANRGILPALFPVAMRAFSVPASSAPVERVFSHGGIIMRPHRARLADKTLSNLIFCKCNTL; encoded by the exons ATGCTAAGCATTAtagtaaataaaaactacaaaaagcctcaaacaactattttttttaaccgTATATCATGTTTTCATGTCTGCCCGATCATACAGTACATCCCATTCTTGTTTTTGCATCTGTTTCACAGATATGCAGAGTATGAAAGGGCAAGAAACGCCTGCACTGATGCTACACAGCCTGCGATTTCCCAGTTCCTCCAGTCTCGTCCTCAGGAAGCCTATTCAACTAATCATCCAAGACAGAAGGCCATAACAAATGCCATTCTAAGAGACCTGGTGATAGGATGTAGCATGCCTCTTTCAATCACTGAGAATGGACATTTCAGACACTTCATGTCTGTGGTTGACTCCAAGTACCAGCCTGCCTGTCGTAGGACAATAACTTCAAAGATAGAATCTCTTGTTGCAGAGactaaagagaaaataaaagtgCTTCTTGCTAGTGCAGACCATGTATCAGTTACAGTGGATATTTGGTCAGACAGGAGAATGCGTGGCTTTTTGGGAGTCACTGGCCATGTTTTGGCAACATCTGAGGGAGTTCAGCTGAAATCATACTTGCTTGCCTGCAACAGATTCAAAGGAACTCACACAGGAGAACGGATATCAGAAGCCTTTGATTCCATATGTGATGAATATGACATCAGACAAAAACTTGACTTTGTTATTTGTGACAATGCTGCTAATATGAAGCGAGCATTTACAGTGTGTTTTCCAAAAGAGCAAGATGGTGAAGTAACTGATGACGACAATCTGGATGATGCAGAGTTGTGGGAAGACCTCTCCAGAGGTGAATGGGAGACTGTGGACCGCATGATCAACAGAGGAAGTCCTAAACGTCAGCAATGCTTTGCCCATACGCTGCAGTTAACTGTTGGTGATGGTCTCAAAGATGCACGGATCATGAACAGTACCTTTGCAAAATGCTCCAAACTGAGCTCACTCCTGCATACATCCAGCACCTTTAAAGATGCTTTTGAAGATAAGTTTGGGCAGCGAGGGATACCTGCTGCTGTGAATACACGGTGGAATTCAACTCTCCGCCAAGTCAAGGCAGTGCTCTCATTCAGTCATCAGGAACTGTGCAGTGTTGCTCAGGACACAGGCCACAGTGAGCTGGTCTTCTCAATTAGGGAGTGGAATCTGATGAAGGAGCTTTGTGATGTGCTACAGCCATTTGCCGAGGCCACCGATCTTACTCAGGGAGAGAAGATTGTGACGGTCAGCTCTGTCCTCCCCTGTGTATTGTCACTAAACCACCATTTGGAAAAACTCAAACAGCAAGTGCGCTTTCTGAGAAGCATGATCCATAACCTGCAATGCTCTCTCAAGAAAAGATTCCGGGGGATCTTTGTTAATCTGAAAATGTTATCAGCAGCATCAGGAGAAGAGCTGCCATTTGCTGACCCACTCTACATCAGATCAGCTGTCCTGGACCCAGCTTTCTCCATGATGTGGCTTCAGCATGATGTGCTTGTCACCGATGACATAAAGAATGACATTGTTGACATGGTGAAag ATCTGATTCTACGTGAGGTGCGACCTGACACAACATCCCAGAGTCCTGGATTCCAAGAGGCTGAAAATGAAAACCAGGAGGAAGAGAGCACTGGCTTATTCTCAGAGTATAGAAAACGCCGCAAGCAGGACACAGCCACCAACCCAGAGACACAACTAAATAACTATTTTGGTCTTTGTTGTGGGCAAGCTTGTCTGTCCTTCTGGGATGCAAACAGGGGTATCCTCCCTGCACTTTTTCCGGTTGCAATGAGAGCTTTTTCAGTGCCGGCTTCAAGTGCCCCAGTTGAAAGGGTCTTCAGTCATGGTGGGATCATCATGAGGCCACATCGTGCTCGGCTTGCAGACAAGACCCTCTCAAATCTTATATTTTGCAAGTGCAATACCTTGTAA